A region of the Arcobacter sp. F155 genome:
TTTTATCAAAGTTTTTCTAATAATTTAATTACTTTGGAAGCTTTAAGCTCTTGCCATCCATCAAAGCGATATAAAAGTAACGATTCATTTTTAAATATAAACTGACTATAGTCTTTTGATTTATCTTTTACATAGATTGCTTTAGAGTATTCATACTCTTTTATATCTCTTTTTTGGTCATAATCTGTAAGAACTACAACACTTGGAATAAAAAAGGCATCTGCAACATGATAAGTTGATGTATTAACAGTAAATGCTTTTTCACAATTTGAAACAATATAACAAAAGTCAATAAAACTACTTGAGTCATTTGATAAATCAAAATACCTATCATTTTTAAATTTAGGGTCTAACTTTAAAGTAGAAACAAATACATATTCAGGCATCTTTTCTATCATCTTTTTAAGTAGCTTAATTGCAATCTCTTTAGGTATAGATTTAGCTGCATTTGCTGAATATGGATGGAAAAGTAAAACCTTACCTTTTTGCTTTATTGTTCTTATTTTATCTTGTAAATCTTTTTTAGGTTTGTATGAAGTGAAATTTATTTCATTATATTTTTGTTCATTTGAAATAGCTTTATAGTCAATACCTAACTTATGAAGCCAAGCATCTGTATAGTTTAGTGTTTGATAAAAACTTCTTTTAGTAACTGAACTTGCATCAACAAAAAAATCATAAGAGCAGAACTCTTTAACATCAATTGATAAAGCACTAACTTTATTTACAAAGGCTTGGTTTGAAAAAATCATTTTATCCCTAGAATAAAACCTATTTTCTGAAGCATTGATATATATGTCTAAGCTTACACTTCTAAACTGTTTTGATAGTTTTTCATACAAAATTCTAAGGGCAGTACTAGCACAAATCATTTCAGAGATACTTGAACCTAAACTACCTAAAATTAGAACTTTTACATCTTTTTTTAATGTACCACTAATTTGTTTTTTTAAATCACTTTTCTCTTCATTTAAATAAATAGACTCTACTGAGTTTTCTTCACTTTGTATAGCTATTTTATCTTTATATTTATAGTTTAGATTATTTGTAATATTGTATTCATTGATATTTGTAATACCTAATTCTCTAGGAAACTGACTTAGATATCTAACTTTTGCTTCATCAATAATTTTAGCTTTGTATTTATTACCAACACTTGCGAAGACTTTTTTTAAATCGCTAAAGTCTTCTAGTGTTGTTATATAGATAGTTTCATTTAATAAGTTAGATGGCCCTTTTACTTTTGTATATTTTACTAAAGTTCCATCTGTAGTTTTTATATTTATATTATCTGTAACTCTAAATACTACCATTCTTAACTATTACAAGCACCTTCACAAGAATTACTTTGTTCTTCTTCATTTTTAACTCTAAGCATTGTTAAATAAGGAAGTTTTCCTGGAAGTTTTATTTTATTTGTATTTCCACTATGAACAGATTCTAACTCTTTATTTGTTTCAGTTAAAATCTTTTTAAATGATACATAAAACTTACCATCTTCTTTTTTATAGATTTTTCCTATTTCATTTTCTACTTCCTCAATAGGAGTGCCTATAGGAGCAAAAATTTCAATCTCATCATTTGGATAAGTTTTATATTTACACATAAAGTGTTCTTCATCTTCTGTAATAAGTCCACTTACCTCATAGCTTCCTTTACTTAAAGCATATTCATGGTTTTGTGTATTTGTTCTATCAAAAGGTCTATGTACTAAATAAGCATCAGTAAACCCTCTATTTTTTGTAGTTGCAAGCTCTTCTTGATACTTGTCTGCTTCAAATTTTCCAGCTTCAAAATCATCAATTGCTTTTCTATAGGCGTATGCTGTAACTGCTGCATAATATGGAGATTTTGTTCTACCTTCAATCTTAATAGAATCAACTGCGCCACTTTCTAAAATTTCATCTACATGAGAAGCTAGGTTCATATCTTTTGCATTAAAGATATATGTTCCCACACCTGGTTCTTCTTCAAGTCTAAATAGTGTACTATGGTCTTCATTTGCTGCATATAAAGTATATTCAAATCTACAGTCATTTGCACATGAACCTCTGTTTGGAACTCTTCCCATTTGTACAGCAGATACTAAACATCTTCCTGAATAAGCAAAACACATAGAACCGTGTACAAAAATCTCTATTTCCATCTCTGGTAAATGTTTTTTAATCTCTTGAACATCTTTTAAAGATATTTCTCTAGCTGCAATTATTCTTCTAACACCCATATCCCAAAATACTTGGGCATCTAAATAGTTTAATACATTTGCTTGTGTTGATAAATGAATTGGTATTTGAGGAGCAAGTTCTCTACAAAGTCTTACAACTCCTGGTGCTGCTACAATAAATGCATCTGGTTCTAACTCTGCCATTTTAATAATATGTTTTTTTAATAAGTCTATTTGAGAGTTAAAAGGAAAACCATTGATAGTTGCATAAACTTGTTTACCTCTTGCATGGGCATAATCAATACCCTCTTTAAAAGTTTCAAAGCTAAACTCTTTTCCACTTCTGATTCTTAAACTAAAGTGGCTAACACCACCATAAACTGCATCAGCACCATAGGCAAAAGCAATTTTTAATTTCTCTAAATTACCTGCTGGTGAAAGCAATTCTACTTTATTATCTTTTTTCATTATATTCCTTTGTGTTTCCAAGACACTGTTTTTAAAACGTGATTATATCAAAAAATTCTGTAGATTAAAGTTTAAAAAAAATTAGTTAGATTTTATAAGATTTAGATTATGAAGATGAGAAGAGAAGCTTCTTAGAAGCTTTCCCATTCATCATCGTCGTTATTGTTTGCAGTAATCGTTTTGTTTGATGAAGTAGAAGTTGGCTCTACTTTTTTAGAAGAAGGAGTTTCTCTTACTGCTTGTCTTTTTACAGGTGTCTCTTTCTTAGTCTCTACAGAAATAGGTTCTTTTACTTCTGACTCTTGAGTATAGTTTCTACAATGTTCAACCTTAATGTTATCCATTATGTCAAATAAAGCTTGTGTAGAGTCTTCTAACTTCTTAGAAATCATTTCTAGTGTAGCATTTGAAGCATTCTTAGCATTTTCATCGATATACTCTTGTACAGCTTTATGTACATTTTCATGCTGTTGTTTTAATGTTGTCCAAGTAGAACCTCTAGTGAATTCTTTTCCAGCACTCTCTTGTTCTAAAATCCATCTACCAAAATCACACTCTTTGCAAGTTTTTACTGTCCAAGAACTATTTGAATCCCCTACTTTTGCAAAGTTATCATTCTTGAACTTAATATGGTCATTTTTTAGTTTTGCAATTTCAAATACTAAGTTAATATCACAAATCTCATTCTTTTTGTCTTGATTAAAGTTTGCTCTATCTGCAATCTCAAGCATATTTGTAGATAAGCCTGCTACTTCATTTGCAAGATTACTAATCTGTGTTGAAGACTCAGCATTTCTTTGTGTAGCTTGGTCTAAAGAGTTAACTACATCATTGATTTGAACAATACCTGTTTCTTGTTCTTTACTTGCTCCATTTACATCAGATATTAATCCAATTGTTTCTGTAACTTTTGAACTTAAATCAGAATATCCACCAATCATATTATTAGCGATTTGTTTACCTTCATTTGCTTTTGTAGTTGCTCTTTCAACTAACTCTTTAATCTCTTTTGCTGCTTCAGCAGATCTATTTGCTAAGTTTCTAACTTCACCAGCAACAACTGCAAAACCTTTTCCTGCTTCACCTGCTGTTGCCGCTTCAACTGCTGCGTTTAGTGAAAGAATATTTGTTTGGAAGGCAATTTGATCAATTACAGTAATTGCTTCATTGATTGAACTAACTTGTACATCAATCTCTTCCATTGCACTTGTTGTTTTAGTAGCTAACTCTTGTCCATCTTGTGCTGACTTATTTAAGTCATTTGCTAAAATA
Encoded here:
- a CDS encoding peptidase U32 family protein, whose translation is MKKDNKVELLSPAGNLEKLKIAFAYGADAVYGGVSHFSLRIRSGKEFSFETFKEGIDYAHARGKQVYATINGFPFNSQIDLLKKHIIKMAELEPDAFIVAAPGVVRLCRELAPQIPIHLSTQANVLNYLDAQVFWDMGVRRIIAAREISLKDVQEIKKHLPEMEIEIFVHGSMCFAYSGRCLVSAVQMGRVPNRGSCANDCRFEYTLYAANEDHSTLFRLEEEPGVGTYIFNAKDMNLASHVDEILESGAVDSIKIEGRTKSPYYAAVTAYAYRKAIDDFEAGKFEADKYQEELATTKNRGFTDAYLVHRPFDRTNTQNHEYALSKGSYEVSGLITEDEEHFMCKYKTYPNDEIEIFAPIGTPIEEVENEIGKIYKKEDGKFYVSFKKILTETNKELESVHSGNTNKIKLPGKLPYLTMLRVKNEEEQSNSCEGACNS